In Legionella spiritensis, the following proteins share a genomic window:
- a CDS encoding HlyD family secretion protein has translation MTFIATWYQRTKKHVTPLRRLVTLPNFIIFIGVLTALIYLFSYLFPFTDNAFVVNNVRPVAAQVNGYITHLYVKNGDYVHEGQKLFTVFKPPYEYNVARLQAELASARANFLVLQTTFERDQKISENKHKIFIKLDQDDKKYHKGYANRSISLIQLQNSEQETKAAKDTWQAALKQLEIDQYRMEAQKKDIDSLIAQLRIAEVDLQLTEVIAHQNGVVQNLFFTKGTPINRNQPLFSLVNTDELYIQANFNETDLRDVQNGSRALIFPRMYLGRKMFHGVVDSNYWAANRQQVDLRSQLQNVTNENQWILLPQRLPVIIRITDPDPKYPLSVGSSAYVYIRTG, from the coding sequence ATGACTTTTATTGCAACATGGTATCAACGCACAAAAAAGCATGTTACCCCTCTGAGGAGATTGGTCACGCTCCCTAATTTCATTATTTTCATCGGAGTACTGACTGCCCTGATTTATCTTTTTTCCTATCTGTTTCCTTTTACCGACAATGCCTTTGTAGTCAACAATGTACGTCCCGTTGCCGCGCAGGTAAACGGCTATATCACCCATCTTTATGTGAAAAACGGAGACTATGTCCATGAGGGGCAAAAGCTGTTTACCGTGTTCAAGCCACCCTATGAATACAACGTGGCACGTTTGCAAGCGGAGCTGGCCTCGGCACGCGCCAATTTTCTGGTATTACAAACCACCTTCGAGCGCGATCAGAAAATCAGTGAAAACAAACATAAAATTTTCATCAAGCTGGATCAGGATGATAAAAAATATCACAAGGGATACGCCAATCGATCTATCTCCCTTATACAGTTACAAAACTCCGAGCAGGAAACCAAAGCGGCGAAAGATACCTGGCAGGCCGCGTTAAAACAACTGGAGATTGATCAATATCGAATGGAAGCGCAAAAAAAAGATATCGATTCACTTATCGCCCAATTACGCATCGCCGAAGTGGATTTACAGCTTACGGAAGTCATCGCCCATCAAAATGGCGTGGTACAAAATTTATTTTTTACCAAAGGTACGCCCATTAACAGGAATCAACCGTTATTTTCTCTGGTCAATACCGATGAATTGTATATTCAGGCCAATTTTAACGAAACGGATTTGCGGGATGTGCAAAATGGCTCCAGGGCTTTGATTTTTCCAAGAATGTATCTGGGGCGGAAAATGTTTCACGGTGTTGTGGATTCCAATTACTGGGCAGCTAATCGGCAACAGGTTGATCTTCGTTCGCAGTTGCAGAATGTGACTAATGAAAATCAGTGGATTTTACTGCCGCAGCGATTACCCGTGATCATCAGGATCACCGATCCCGATCCCAAATACCCTTTGTCCGTTGGGAGCAGTGCATATGTCTACATCAGAACCGGTTAA
- a CDS encoding TolC family protein, with product MHKRLALLLLALLCLTSCGLGSEKSVPRITAPKRFPSMDKQYQLHRNEPEYAWWQPFRNSELNRLIACGLRHNPDIHIALANLEQARGELKQVKLNWIPLLNVYGGYSTNPALGVPGGFYGVWPYYALNIMELFTRQKKLQYNLAYQAAQVDGVRLVLIGQIASAYFTLLAEREQLRLLNQLTGDVRKLITLSRKNITIGLSNDIDLDKLLVTEKLVEAQRKPVEHNIVVSQNALRFLVNLNPGQIKTAHSFPEIEFSRFKPGSLPATVLNNRPDVKMAYFAVKRDHAGIAVAYSNFFPALQLDDFIGEAHLPNSTFEQATDAYLQSTLVPGTLGLIQAKKGVYRASAAEYVKTVRRVLRDVDNDFSANKRANEQYQATLDAEKSYRHEYQLQKGLYHTGLISYKELLDSKIYLDELALTRNQAKLQLAMSLIMLYQDLGGGYAAQG from the coding sequence ATGCACAAGCGGCTGGCCCTATTACTATTAGCATTATTATGCCTGACAAGCTGCGGCCTCGGGAGTGAAAAAAGCGTGCCGCGGATTACCGCGCCCAAACGCTTTCCCTCGATGGACAAGCAATACCAGCTTCACCGTAACGAGCCTGAATATGCCTGGTGGCAACCATTCCGAAACAGCGAATTAAATCGACTGATCGCATGCGGACTTCGGCATAACCCTGATATCCATATCGCCCTGGCCAATCTGGAGCAGGCTCGCGGCGAACTCAAACAGGTGAAACTAAACTGGATCCCCTTGCTCAATGTCTACGGCGGCTATTCAACCAATCCGGCTCTTGGCGTTCCCGGTGGTTTTTATGGTGTCTGGCCGTACTATGCCCTTAACATAATGGAATTGTTCACCAGACAAAAAAAATTACAATATAATCTTGCTTATCAGGCTGCCCAGGTGGATGGTGTACGCCTGGTGCTGATTGGACAAATTGCCTCGGCGTATTTCACCTTGCTGGCTGAAAGGGAACAACTTCGTTTATTAAATCAGTTAACAGGGGATGTGCGGAAATTAATTACCCTTAGCCGTAAAAATATTACGATTGGTTTAAGCAACGACATTGATTTGGACAAGCTACTGGTCACGGAAAAACTCGTTGAGGCGCAACGCAAACCCGTAGAACATAATATTGTCGTCAGTCAAAACGCGTTGCGTTTCCTGGTAAACTTAAATCCCGGACAGATAAAAACAGCCCATTCATTCCCGGAAATCGAATTTAGCCGTTTTAAACCGGGCAGCCTGCCGGCAACGGTTTTAAATAATCGACCGGACGTCAAAATGGCGTATTTTGCGGTCAAGCGCGATCATGCCGGCATTGCCGTAGCCTACAGCAATTTTTTTCCTGCCTTGCAACTTGACGATTTCATTGGCGAGGCGCATTTGCCAAACAGCACGTTTGAACAGGCAACCGACGCCTATCTGCAGAGCACCCTGGTGCCCGGCACGCTTGGCCTGATACAAGCCAAAAAAGGCGTTTATCGCGCGAGTGCGGCGGAATATGTCAAAACCGTACGGCGCGTTTTACGCGACGTAGACAATGATTTTTCCGCCAATAAACGAGCCAATGAACAATACCAGGCAACCCTGGATGCCGAAAAATCCTACCGCCACGAATATCAATTACAAAAGGGGTTATACCATACCGGTTTGATTTCCTATAAGGAATTGTTAGATAGTAAGATTTATCTGGACGAATTGGCGCTGACCCGCAATCAGGCCAAGTTACAACTGGCGATGTCGCTAATCATGCTGTATCAGGATTTAGGCGGGGGATACGCCGCACAAGGATGA
- a CDS encoding adenylate/guanylate cyclase domain-containing protein, translating into MMNSFKISIRLSIITLFVLLLSLVGFTIIGINYFAFNKVLSSSARELITQTSMLVKERFQVYLNPLNKDLIKIKNAINTGIVSPDNTEQFKKFLFDSIRYNPEIFMVYYGTAKGDFIGVDREEKGNIGLTQVVNSSSPPVNVRYTMDKQGKIIQKKLLTRHYDPRVRPWYREAAESGKPIWTNVYTFYVFDKSDFLVPGVTAAAPIYNNHNDLNGVIALDLTVDGLQHFIRELELTKNTMIYVVNNEANVIAFRSPHQHEDIRGKTLTPEWIKKLNIPLEKLDIKSLYPLIKSYTHKDQKYFLAYQPLLNMKGKYPWHIIIIVPENDVIEPLRNLSKRYIFLTVMVLLLGTLLVRIVSQRISHPIMQLTKEAEELTMLDLKPRPLLKTMIKEISFMDKALSTLRSSLTSFQRYVPNALVRKLMRSGKIAQVGGQNQTITILFSDIKNFTAISESTSPQKLMTYLSDYFQAMTEAVIQYEGTLDKYIGDAVMAIWNAPEKDTNHALHACETAIIMLDKLKKLNQKNRRQGFPEFTIRIGIHTGEAVVGNVGSEDRLSYTALGDSVNLASRLEAINKNYHAQIIVSHATFNQVSGQFPFRFLDEVAVRGKQESIAIYELITAKNLVNLEQHKNEFEKAFMLYQKGLWEKSIRMFTTLTPAYPGDKLAAVYIERCQVLARKSPVDWDGIWREGKNINAKLGD; encoded by the coding sequence ATGATGAATAGTTTTAAGATCAGCATACGTCTCAGCATTATCACCTTGTTTGTGCTTTTGTTAAGCCTGGTGGGATTTACTATCATTGGAATTAATTACTTTGCGTTCAATAAGGTGTTAAGCAGCAGTGCCAGGGAGTTAATTACCCAAACGTCCATGTTGGTCAAGGAACGGTTTCAGGTTTACCTGAACCCTTTAAACAAGGATTTAATTAAAATAAAAAACGCCATTAACACGGGTATTGTCAGCCCTGACAATACGGAGCAATTTAAAAAATTCCTTTTTGATTCAATAAGATACAACCCGGAGATCTTCATGGTTTACTATGGGACAGCAAAGGGTGATTTTATAGGGGTAGATCGGGAGGAAAAAGGAAACATCGGGTTAACGCAGGTGGTCAATTCATCATCGCCTCCGGTCAATGTTCGCTACACCATGGATAAACAGGGAAAAATTATTCAAAAAAAATTACTTACCCGCCATTATGATCCCAGAGTCCGCCCCTGGTACCGGGAGGCTGCCGAGAGTGGAAAGCCCATATGGACAAACGTGTACACCTTTTACGTCTTTGATAAAAGTGATTTTCTCGTGCCGGGTGTTACTGCCGCGGCGCCGATTTACAATAACCATAACGATCTTAATGGTGTGATTGCGCTTGATCTGACCGTGGATGGGTTACAGCATTTTATCAGGGAATTGGAATTGACTAAAAATACAATGATATATGTCGTCAATAACGAGGCAAATGTCATTGCTTTTCGTAGTCCTCATCAACACGAAGACATCCGTGGCAAGACATTAACCCCCGAGTGGATAAAAAAGCTGAATATTCCGCTTGAAAAGCTGGATATCAAGAGTTTGTATCCTCTAATCAAATCGTATACTCACAAGGATCAAAAATATTTTCTGGCCTATCAGCCTTTATTAAATATGAAAGGTAAATATCCCTGGCACATTATTATCATCGTTCCCGAGAATGATGTGATAGAACCGTTAAGAAATTTAAGCAAGCGCTATATCTTTTTAACCGTTATGGTTTTGTTGTTGGGTACATTGCTGGTTCGTATCGTGTCACAAAGAATCTCGCACCCGATTATGCAACTCACGAAGGAAGCAGAAGAACTGACAATGCTTGATCTGAAGCCAAGACCCTTGCTCAAAACCATGATCAAGGAAATCAGTTTTATGGATAAAGCATTATCGACATTACGCTCCAGTTTAACGTCTTTTCAGCGTTATGTGCCCAACGCTCTGGTAAGAAAATTAATGCGCAGCGGAAAAATCGCGCAGGTAGGCGGGCAAAATCAGACGATTACCATTTTATTTTCCGACATTAAAAATTTTACCGCCATTTCAGAATCAACCTCGCCTCAAAAACTCATGACCTATTTATCCGATTATTTTCAAGCCATGACGGAAGCGGTGATACAGTATGAAGGTACGCTTGATAAGTACATTGGTGATGCGGTGATGGCAATATGGAATGCGCCCGAAAAAGATACAAATCACGCTTTGCATGCTTGTGAAACAGCAATAATCATGCTGGATAAGCTAAAAAAATTAAATCAAAAAAACAGGCGGCAGGGATTTCCGGAGTTTACTATCAGAATCGGTATTCACACGGGAGAAGCGGTTGTCGGTAACGTAGGCTCTGAGGATCGATTGAGTTATACGGCCTTGGGGGATTCGGTCAATCTGGCGAGCCGTCTGGAGGCGATTAATAAAAATTATCACGCGCAAATCATCGTCAGTCACGCCACATTCAATCAGGTATCCGGACAATTTCCTTTTCGTTTTCTGGATGAGGTTGCCGTGCGAGGCAAGCAGGAAAGTATCGCTATTTATGAATTGATTACCGCTAAAAATCTTGTAAATCTTGAGCAACACAAGAACGAGTTTGAAAAAGCCTTTATGCTGTATCAAAAGGGGCTTTGGGAAAAAAGTATCCGGATGTTCACCACGCTTACTCCCGCCTATCCGGGCGATAAACTAGCTGCGGTATATATTGAACGCTGCCAGGTGCTAGCCCGAAAATCACCGGTTGACTGGGATGGTATTTGGCGCGAAGGCAAGAATATCAATGCAAAGTTGGGCGATTAA
- a CDS encoding methyltransferase domain-containing protein — protein MGWEPEKYIQGNYFQIETSNAFRKDFKIKPFGNILDAGCGDGQYSALLAEEVTHGRILGIDNSEEMISHARTRWARDNLSFEVDNIETFQPAMDYDFVLSFWCLHWTDLSRTFPNIFHALKNGGRFYAIFSSFSDNSVFQTCSELAKQNRYPALTKRYKAINNENNAYFYYVLNNLNQIPFKKAKVELKTTAVYFPDLNYFKSLVLTLPFIKAMPEETVPDLVDDLLHIFQTICDRKYDGKLYYETQPIVLEAMK, from the coding sequence ATGGGGTGGGAACCTGAAAAATATATTCAGGGAAATTATTTTCAAATTGAGACCAGTAACGCCTTTCGCAAGGATTTTAAAATAAAGCCGTTTGGCAATATTCTTGACGCAGGCTGCGGAGATGGGCAATACAGCGCCCTGCTGGCAGAAGAGGTGACGCATGGTCGTATTCTAGGTATTGACAATTCCGAAGAGATGATTAGTCATGCCAGAACACGTTGGGCGCGAGACAATTTATCCTTTGAGGTTGATAATATCGAAACGTTCCAGCCTGCCATGGACTATGATTTTGTTCTTTCTTTCTGGTGTCTTCATTGGACGGATCTCTCCAGAACGTTCCCTAATATTTTCCATGCGTTAAAAAATGGCGGAAGGTTTTATGCTATTTTTTCCTCGTTTTCGGATAACAGCGTTTTTCAAACGTGTTCGGAGTTGGCGAAACAGAATCGTTATCCGGCACTCACAAAGCGTTACAAGGCTATCAATAATGAAAACAATGCCTATTTTTATTATGTACTGAATAATCTTAATCAAATTCCTTTTAAAAAAGCCAAAGTGGAATTAAAAACCACCGCGGTGTATTTTCCGGATCTGAATTACTTTAAATCTCTGGTGCTCACCTTGCCATTTATAAAAGCCATGCCGGAAGAAACCGTACCTGATCTTGTTGACGATTTGCTACATATTTTTCAAACGATTTGCGATCGTAAATACGATGGCAAGTTGTATTACGAAACCCAGCCCATTGTTTTAGAGGCTATGAAGTAA
- a CDS encoding TauD/TfdA family dioxygenase — protein sequence MIKTREKMIVDTIVVPGMNIPVITASFQHATNDETPLLDVIADHHDDIIGSLHQYGAVLFRGFACRDADYFSQAIELCGLGKRGSTKDYDLARTLLPNNIYTSSDLPPDIPLPLHHEKPRSENPPNHIYFCCVTPAEKGGGTIFANAQAVWQDMPKPVQEKIMSHGVLYRQFFHGQSMKRYVLKKLLNDKSVRSWPEYFGSDDKITIEERLTGEKVRWDWVNHGKDLVVLNHLPGARKHPVTEQMVWFNSSDYLNFYANALYGDINALRSWKYLATRYLITNDMLPMVCHYGNGQPFTADEITTIQQVIRQHTSVLFWEKGDFMIVDNFTFIHGKQPHEGRRLLYSCMTHA from the coding sequence ATGATAAAAACCAGAGAAAAAATGATTGTGGATACGATTGTTGTCCCGGGTATGAACATACCAGTGATCACGGCCTCTTTTCAGCATGCAACAAACGATGAAACGCCCTTGCTGGATGTGATAGCCGATCATCACGATGACATTATTGGATCCCTTCATCAATATGGCGCGGTTTTATTTCGGGGTTTTGCCTGTCGCGACGCGGACTATTTCTCGCAAGCGATAGAATTATGCGGGCTGGGCAAAAGAGGCAGCACGAAAGATTACGATTTGGCAAGAACGTTGCTGCCCAACAATATTTATACCTCAAGCGATCTGCCTCCCGACATTCCCTTGCCGCTGCATCATGAAAAACCACGATCGGAAAATCCGCCAAATCATATTTATTTTTGCTGTGTTACCCCGGCTGAAAAAGGAGGTGGCACAATCTTTGCGAACGCACAAGCCGTTTGGCAGGATATGCCCAAACCGGTGCAAGAGAAAATCATGTCGCATGGTGTTCTCTACCGGCAATTTTTTCACGGGCAATCAATGAAGCGGTACGTGCTTAAAAAATTGTTGAATGACAAAAGCGTGCGAAGCTGGCCGGAGTATTTTGGCAGCGATGACAAAATAACAATAGAAGAGCGCTTAACCGGGGAAAAAGTCCGTTGGGATTGGGTCAACCATGGTAAGGATCTGGTGGTATTAAATCATTTACCCGGCGCCCGCAAGCATCCCGTTACCGAGCAAATGGTATGGTTTAATTCATCGGACTATCTGAATTTTTACGCCAATGCGCTTTATGGTGATATAAACGCGCTGCGTTCCTGGAAATACCTGGCCACCCGGTATTTAATAACAAATGACATGCTGCCTATGGTATGCCACTATGGCAACGGACAACCTTTTACTGCGGATGAAATTACGACAATTCAGCAGGTTATCCGGCAGCATACGAGCGTTTTATTCTGGGAAAAAGGGGATTTTATGATCGTGGATAACTTTACTTTTATACATGGCAAGCAACCCCACGAAGGACGAAGATTGTTGTATTCCTGCATGACGCATGCCTAG
- a CDS encoding methyltransferase: MSQKHSGKQHTPYYGEDRDHSDTSRHIKYNARFYDNYFSLIADGARLKLVEPMFKLNVFALFENKKYVLESDIIEQLDLMPIPAKKWLHLLSAEQFLIKVTTANYQPAYQLPDEFIRLMRNKEGWKWMQFFFANWMTAADENLKSALQFGQVKKRFSWPPKTDEEIAWLEDWMAKTAVQPTHCLLEYIHFNDVANVLDVGGGDGTMACAFVTAYPHLKATVYNLPKASELARKNIAARELSHKVSVVGADFIKEDTFPAGFDLIMFTRVLFDWDESVDRKLLRMAYQALPENGQVAICEFYKEENDDSCLVAEYRYLFYDDFPVRMVKPAAEYRAMLEETGFVIEIPNTVKKQPLYDCTLILARKPIQK; the protein is encoded by the coding sequence ATGAGTCAGAAACACTCCGGGAAACAACATACTCCATATTATGGAGAAGATCGCGATCATTCAGACACGTCCCGGCACATAAAATATAACGCCAGATTCTATGACAATTATTTTTCCCTCATTGCGGATGGTGCACGTCTGAAACTTGTGGAACCTATGTTCAAGCTCAATGTATTTGCTTTATTTGAAAACAAAAAATACGTCCTGGAAAGTGATATCATAGAACAACTGGATCTGATGCCCATACCAGCTAAAAAATGGCTGCACCTTCTCAGCGCCGAGCAATTTTTAATTAAAGTGACCACTGCAAATTATCAACCGGCCTATCAGTTACCGGACGAATTTATCCGTCTTATGCGCAACAAGGAAGGCTGGAAATGGATGCAGTTCTTTTTTGCGAACTGGATGACGGCGGCGGATGAAAACTTGAAATCCGCATTGCAATTCGGCCAGGTTAAAAAAAGATTTTCCTGGCCTCCCAAAACGGATGAGGAAATCGCGTGGCTGGAAGACTGGATGGCGAAAACAGCCGTTCAGCCAACGCACTGCCTGCTGGAATACATCCATTTTAACGACGTGGCAAACGTTCTGGATGTCGGAGGCGGCGATGGCACGATGGCCTGCGCGTTTGTGACAGCCTACCCCCATTTAAAAGCCACGGTCTATAATCTGCCCAAAGCTTCGGAACTAGCAAGAAAAAATATTGCAGCCAGGGAGTTAAGTCATAAAGTTAGCGTCGTTGGAGCCGATTTTATTAAAGAGGATACCTTTCCGGCAGGTTTTGATCTCATTATGTTTACAAGGGTTCTGTTTGACTGGGACGAGTCTGTGGACAGAAAATTGTTGCGAATGGCCTATCAGGCTTTACCCGAAAATGGTCAGGTTGCCATTTGTGAATTTTACAAGGAAGAAAATGACGACAGTTGCCTTGTCGCGGAATACCGTTATCTTTTTTATGATGATTTTCCGGTGAGAATGGTAAAACCTGCGGCGGAATATCGGGCGATGCTCGAAGAAACCGGTTTTGTTATTGAGATACCGAATACGGTAAAAAAACAACCGCTATACGACTGCACGTTAATACTGGCTCGAAAACCGATCCAGAAGTAA
- a CDS encoding methyltransferase has protein sequence MSWFKAWLKKFGHQAPDNIPKVIIPPQKKNPNAEFYKNYFSLIAKGVRLKLVEAMFSLNLFALFENKTRVSESEIIEKLGLMPVRAKKWLHLLCSERFLIKVTGNDYQPSYQLPDEFIKLMRSDRWWGIQFFFSTWQVGSDEDLTDVLQSGQVKTSVSWPPQTDDEAWWLEDWMTKTAEQPVQALLESINFKKVHHVLDVGGGDGTMACAFVTAYPHLKATVYNLPKPAEMARRNIEARELHHKVRVLEADFIKEDAFPTGFDLIVFTRVLFDWDESVDRKLLRMAYQALPRNGLVAICEFYKEENNDRCLSAEYRYIFHDDFTPHVMKTAATYRAMLEKIGFTIVRPNTEGKQAFTYCSVILARK, from the coding sequence ATGTCATGGTTCAAAGCATGGTTAAAAAAATTTGGACATCAGGCACCTGATAACATTCCAAAAGTGATAATCCCCCCTCAAAAAAAGAACCCTAACGCGGAGTTTTACAAAAACTATTTCTCGCTCATCGCCAAAGGCGTCCGGCTTAAACTGGTCGAAGCCATGTTCAGTCTGAATCTCTTTGCATTATTTGAAAACAAAACCCGCGTTTCCGAAAGCGAGATCATAGAAAAACTGGGGTTAATGCCTGTCCGCGCTAAAAAATGGCTGCACCTGCTTTGCTCCGAGCGTTTTCTAATCAAAGTGACCGGCAATGATTATCAGCCGTCCTATCAGCTGCCTGATGAGTTCATCAAACTCATGCGCAGCGACCGATGGTGGGGAATACAATTCTTTTTTTCTACCTGGCAAGTGGGTTCGGATGAAGATCTGACCGATGTATTGCAATCCGGCCAGGTTAAAACAAGCGTGTCATGGCCTCCCCAAACGGATGACGAAGCCTGGTGGCTGGAGGACTGGATGACAAAAACGGCGGAGCAGCCCGTTCAGGCTCTGCTAGAAAGCATCAACTTCAAAAAAGTGCACCATGTCCTGGATGTCGGAGGCGGCGACGGCACGATGGCCTGCGCGTTCGTGACAGCCTACCCCCATTTAAAAGCCACGGTCTATAACCTGCCCAAACCTGCGGAAATGGCAAGAAGAAATATTGAAGCCAGGGAATTACATCATAAAGTCCGCGTACTGGAAGCTGATTTTATTAAAGAGGATGCCTTTCCGACAGGTTTTGATCTCATTGTGTTTACACGGGTTCTGTTTGACTGGGACGAGTCTGTGGACAGAAAATTGTTGCGAATGGCCTATCAGGCTTTGCCCAGAAATGGCCTGGTTGCCATTTGTGAATTTTACAAGGAAGAAAACAATGACCGCTGTCTCTCGGCGGAGTATCGCTATATTTTTCATGATGACTTCACCCCGCACGTGATGAAAACCGCGGCAACCTATCGCGCCATGCTGGAAAAAATCGGTTTCACTATCGTGCGCCCCAACACGGAAGGCAAGCAGGCTTTTACCTATTGCTCCGTGATACTGGCCCGGAAATGA